One genomic segment of Sanyastnella coralliicola includes these proteins:
- a CDS encoding DUF4294 domain-containing protein — protein MRILLLVISLVTAVSMQAQRSTAVGHLCEKEVVDGDTLAVVNLDLAVIAGSKDGESSRSIRKKHRLEEKVVKVYPYAYTAGLLMKEYETDLMAMDNKSDQRHYLKECESKLKDQFEGELRKMTVSEGIILIKLIDRQTGDTSFELIDELKGSFSAFMWQSVARIFGHNLKDDYDPYGEDWPIERIVREIELGIIPVQLPEYDVASN, from the coding sequence ATGCGAATCTTACTACTGGTCATATCGCTTGTTACCGCTGTTTCTATGCAGGCGCAACGTTCTACTGCTGTTGGTCACCTTTGCGAAAAAGAGGTGGTTGATGGAGACACTTTGGCTGTCGTAAACCTTGATTTGGCCGTGATCGCAGGCAGTAAAGACGGTGAATCAAGCCGCTCTATTCGCAAAAAGCATCGTCTCGAAGAAAAGGTTGTGAAGGTCTACCCCTACGCCTACACCGCCGGCCTCTTGATGAAGGAATACGAAACGGATTTGATGGCGATGGACAACAAATCAGATCAACGTCACTATTTGAAAGAATGCGAATCGAAACTCAAAGATCAGTTTGAAGGAGAGCTTCGCAAGATGACCGTTTCTGAAGGTATTATTCTCATCAAACTCATTGACCGCCAAACAGGCGACACATCGTTCGAACTCATCGATGAGCTCAAAGGGAGTTTCTCAGCATTTATGTGGCAAAGTGTGGCGCGAATCTTCGGCCATAACCTCAAAGACGACTACGATCCTTATGGCGAAGATTGGCCGATTGAGCGAATCGTGCGTGAAATTGAACTTGGAATTATTCCAGTTCAACTCCCTGAGTACGACGTTGCCTCGAATTAA